One window from the genome of Gadus macrocephalus chromosome 7, ASM3116895v1 encodes:
- the LOC132462112 gene encoding E3 ubiquitin/ISG15 ligase TRIM25-like: MASANTSWSEENLSCTICLEVFNSPVSTPCGHNFCSTCINNFWDEKLEYKCPLCNKLFHTRPDLRVNTLLSEVVDRFGMSVRVKEEPCVEPGEVPCDVCTGTQQKAVKSCLECFMSFCQTHLEPHQRVTVLKKHRLVEPMDRLEDRMCEKHDRILELFCKNDQVCVCLLCTVTDHKSHPVVPLKEEYEMKTAQLGKIEAEVPQMIQERKLKIKEIKNTVELSKKGADKEIADARQALTALIGCVEKCLDDFNQMVKERLKSTEKQAEDLIKGLEQEVVDLTKRMSTVKQLLHTEDHLHFLKAFRSLKDPPPNRTWSTVAVHPPSYEGALGKSLDQLEETLNVEMKKLRSGDEPKRVQKHKVDVATQLLPRVRISRPSLWLDD; encoded by the coding sequence ATGGCCTCTGctaacacttcctggtctgaagagaacCTTTCATGTACCATCTGTCTGGAAGTGTTCAACAGTCCAGTTtccacaccatgtggacacaacttctgcagtaCCTGTATTAATAATTTCTGGGACGAAAAACTTGAGTATAAATGTCCCCTCTGCAACAAGCTTTTCCACACTCGACCTGATCTACGGGTCAATACCCTCTTATCAGAGGTGGTTGATCGGTTTGGAATGTCCGTACGAGTAAAAGAGgagccttgtgttgaaccaggagaagttccctgtgacgtctgtactgggacccagcagaaggctgtgaagtcctgcctagagtgttttatgtctttctgccaaacccacctggagccacatcagagagtcacagtcctgaagaaacatcggctggtcgagcctatggaccgtctggaagacaggatgtgcGAAAAACACGACAGAatcctggagctcttctgcaagaatgaccaggtgtgtgtgtgtctgttgtgcacaGTGACGGACCACAAGTCACATCCTGTTGTCCCTctgaaggaggaatatgaaatgaagacggcccagctggggaagatagaggctgaagttccacagatgatccaggagagaaaactaaagattaaggagatcaaaAACACAGTAGAATTGAGCAAGAAAGGCGCAGACAAAGAGATAGCTGATGCTAGGCAGGCTCTCactgctctgataggctgtgttGAAAAGTGCCTGGATGATTTCAACCAAATGGTTAAAGAGAGGctgaaatccacagagaaacaagctgaagacctcatcaaagggCTGGAGCAGGAAGTAGTAGATCTGACCAAGAGAATGTCAACGGTGAAGCAGCTCTtacacactgaagaccacctccacttcctcaaggccttcagatccctgaaggatcctccacccaacAGAACCTGGTCGACGGTTGCTGTCCATCCTCCGTCTTACGAAGGAGCCTTAGGGAagtccctggatcagctggaggagacgctGAACGtcgagatgaagaagctgcgtTCTGGTGATGAACCGAAGAGGGTCCAGAAGCATAAAGTTGATGTGGCGACGCAGCTGCTGCCTCGGGTGAGGATCAGTCGCCCCTCCTTGTGGCTCGACGATTGA